The Pseudomonas protegens genome contains the following window.
ATTTCATCAATAAGAAAAATGATTTCTTTTGCAGGCTTTATACCTCTAATTTTGCACGCCCGCTGATGTCCGCTCCAGGTCCATACAATTAGATAGGCCAGAGCAGCAATGCGGCGCATACCAGCTGAAGCATGCGTTAAAGGAACATCTTCGCCATACGGCATTCTAAGGGTCGGGTATAAAGTCTCATCAATTGCCCCTAGGTATCTAGGAGGTCCTGGTTCAAGTTTCTCTAACCCTGAAGGTGATAGGGCATCAAGCGCTTTAGTCAATTCTTTGAAGGTAGTATCTGGCGCTATTTGTTGCCAGCGCACCCAATCAGCAATTAGCCCGTTGCAGATGTTTGTGCCCTTCTCCGACGTTGCGCCGTACCAAACTTCATTTGGTGTAAAATTGAATGCCCGAATCTTCTCTTCTTGTTCTTCCTCTGCGTTGCTCCAGTAGTTCCTGGCAGGGTCCCATGCGGAAAAGCTCCCATCGACACCGGCATAAATAACTACGCCAGGGATTGCAGGTCTCGCTTTTGGTTGTGGCCAGAGACCGTTCTTAAAGAAGATCTCGCCATGTTTATTTCCAGCCGTGACCTTGCTGTATTCAAAACTAATGCTTGGTGTTTTAAATGACTCGCGAGGGGTTGCAACAGAGTCTCTCGCCCAGGTTCGAGTTAACACCCACCAAGCGGTGTCCAAGATGAAGCTTTTTCCTAGGCCGTTATCGCCAGTAATAAAATTTAGTCGTTCAGAAAATTGGATGGGACCTAGCTCGTTGGCCGGACCAACTCCCTTCAGGTGCAAGGACTTCAGCATATGTCTGGTCTCGGAGTGATAGATAGGTAGGGAGTTTAATGCGAAAAAATCTACTCATCTACGATAGATCCCGAAACGGTCTTAATCTTTGGAGAAAACAAACTCAATCGAAGCTGCTGGACGCGGCCGACTACTGATCTCGATATGTAGTGGTCTAATGAAACCGGACACCTTTTTAGGCGAGAATGATCGCCATACAGAGGTGTTCGATGAGCAGACAACGACGTACCTTCCCCCCCGCCTTCAAGCGTGAGGCTGCCAGCTTGGTGCTTGACCAAGGCTACAGCTGCCCTGAGGCTGCCAAGTCCCTCGACGTGGGCGAGACCGCATTACGCCGCTGGGTCGCCCAGTTGCAACTGGAGCGTGGGGGCGTCACGCCCACCGCCAAGGCGCTCACGCCAGAGCAGCAGACGATCCAAGAGCTTCAGGCCCGCATCAACAGGCTGGAGCTTGAGAAGAAAATCTTAAAGGAGGCCACTGCGCTCTTGATGGCCGAGGAGCACGGGCGCAGACGTTGAAGTCGATTCGGCAATTGGCCAAGCACTACCCTGTTCAGCTGTTGTGTTCGCTCTTCGAACTGCCCCGATCTTGTTACTACGCCCATCTGGCTCGGCGGCGTCGTGTCGATGTGTATCGAGTGAGCCTGCGCAGCCGCATCAACGAGCTGTTCAACCAAAGCCGTAGCTCAGCCGGTAGTCGCAGTCTCGTTGCCATGCTTCGCAATGAAGGTATCGAGATCGGACGCGTCAAGGTCAGAGGTTTGATGAAGGAACAGAGTTTGATCAGCAAGCAGCCTGGTTCTCATGCGTACAAGAAGGCCACGGTTGAGCGCCCCGACATTCCCAATGTCCTTAATCGGCAGTTCACCGTGGCAACGCCGAACACAGTTTGGTGCGGTGACATCACCTATATCTGGACGCAGGGCCGATGGCATTACCTGGCCGTCGTCTTGGACTTGTGCAGCCGCAGAGTGGTGGGCTGGGCGATGTCCGCCAAGCCCGATGCTGATCTGGTCATCAAGGCGCTCGACAGGGCTTACCAGATACGAGGCAAGCCGCATGGCGTCCTGTTCCACAGCGACCAGGGTAGCCAATACAGCAGTCGTGGCTTCCGCCAGCGACTATGGCGCTATCGGATGACCCAAAGCATGAGCCGACGGGGAAATTGCTACGACAACGCGCCCATGGAGCGGCTGTTTCGTAGCCTGAAAACAGAGTGGGTGCCGACGGTGGGTTACATGACTACAGCGTTGGCCGAGCGGGACATCGGCCGCTATCTCATGCAGCGGTATAACTGGACAAGGCCGCATCAGCACAACGGTTTCGTACCGCCAGCGGTTGCGGAAGAAAGACGTAATTATGTGTCCGGGAATTGTTGACCACTACAGTCGTATTTATCCATTCAACGGTCTTCCATGCTTGGCCAAGATTTTTTCCAACGAGGCTTTTTCGTCGAAGACCGGTATATCTATGCCTTCCAGTCTTGAACTGCTGACAAAGTTTTTAAGCTTGTTCTTTTCGAAACGCTCATAAGGATCAAACCCAGGACGAGCAGCGCATTTTGACAACAGGGACAAAGCGCCTCTAAGTTCTGCAACATTCCTGGCGCACAT
Protein-coding sequences here:
- a CDS encoding IS3 family transposase (programmed frameshift), translating into MSRQRRTFPPAFKREAASLVLDQGYSCPEAAKSLDVGETALRRWVAQLQLERGGVTPTAKALTPEQQTIQELQARINRLELEKKILKGGHCALDGRGARAQTLKSIRQLAKHYPVQLLCSLFELPRSCYYAHLARRRRVDVYRVSLRSRINELFNQSRSSAGSRSLVAMLRNEGIEIGRVKVRGLMKEQSLISKQPGSHAYKKATVERPDIPNVLNRQFTVATPNTVWCGDITYIWTQGRWHYLAVVLDLCSRRVVGWAMSAKPDADLVIKALDRAYQIRGKPHGVLFHSDQGSQYSSRGFRQRLWRYRMTQSMSRRGNCYDNAPMERLFRSLKTEWVPTVGYMTTALAERDIGRYLMQRYNWTRPHQHNGFVPPAVAEERRNYVSGNC
- a CDS encoding AAA family ATPase; translation: MLKSLHLKGVGPANELGPIQFSERLNFITGDNGLGKSFILDTAWWVLTRTWARDSVATPRESFKTPSISFEYSKVTAGNKHGEIFFKNGLWPQPKARPAIPGVVIYAGVDGSFSAWDPARNYWSNAEEEQEEKIRAFNFTPNEVWYGATSEKGTNICNGLIADWVRWQQIAPDTTFKELTKALDALSPSGLEKLEPGPPRYLGAIDETLYPTLRMPYGEDVPLTHASAGMRRIAALAYLIVWTWSGHQRACKIRGIKPAKEIIFLIDEIECHLHPQWQRRIVPALLDVMKVMTREKVSVQLIVATHSPLVLASVEPAFDESKDSVFHIRLSDGQAVIEPEVWAKQGDVVNWLVSDTFGMQQARSVEAERAIEAAEAWMRGELTDLPDKLNTERKIHNELIRVLPGGDHFWPRWIVWTEKNKTKGSVK